In Deltaproteobacteria bacterium, one DNA window encodes the following:
- a CDS encoding acyl-CoA dehydrogenase family protein — MTAPTPTTTQGGQFLLTPVGAARTFIPEDLPPELQQLRTTIQDFSEGEVLPREAEIEAKTPGIMATLLKKAGELGLLMVEIPEVYGGLGLGKVAATAVAEGATGQGSFVVSLLCHTGIGTLPLLHYGSEAQKQKYLPKLASGEMLAAYALTEANAGSDALAARTRATLSKDGKYYLLNGEKVFITNGAFADLFTVFAKVDGEKFSAFLVERSFPGVSHGPEEHKMGIRGSSTVSVILQDAKVPAENLLGEIGKGHKIAFNTLNVGRWKLGAGCAGASKYVLKLIVQYIQERQQFGKPLAAFEAMQQLLADCAIQTFLTETLVYRYAGDLDALFDTIDDAAANAGPAQARMTEELNAEASIAKVFCSEAYDAICDAAVQMHGGYGYVMEYRPERLYRDSRINRIFEGTNEINRLLIPGTLLKRMAKGGPDFFGEIQRILDWLRTGFPPVGASAPLAVWQMQVDQLKKLAIYVGAVAVNKYGPEVQERQQVLMDLAEIIIAAYVADSALARVLRLTTQGANAAIPTLMVSTYLATRLPELEVLARQTLTNIGEAKPAEYKPTHKALSRFLSHVPFDTRAAKSQIAQTILQQGGYAW, encoded by the coding sequence ATGACAGCACCCACACCGACCACTACCCAAGGGGGTCAATTTCTGCTGACGCCGGTCGGCGCGGCGCGGACGTTCATTCCGGAAGACTTACCGCCGGAATTGCAACAACTGCGCACGACGATTCAAGACTTCAGCGAAGGGGAAGTGCTGCCGCGCGAGGCCGAAATTGAGGCCAAGACGCCGGGCATCATGGCGACGTTGCTGAAAAAGGCGGGCGAGCTGGGACTGCTGATGGTCGAAATTCCCGAAGTCTACGGCGGACTCGGACTCGGCAAAGTGGCGGCCACGGCCGTCGCCGAGGGAGCCACGGGGCAGGGGTCGTTCGTGGTGTCGTTGCTTTGCCACACCGGGATCGGGACATTGCCGTTGCTGCATTACGGCAGCGAGGCGCAGAAGCAAAAATATCTCCCGAAGCTGGCGAGCGGCGAAATGCTCGCGGCCTATGCGCTCACCGAAGCGAATGCCGGATCCGACGCTCTCGCGGCCCGCACGCGCGCGACGCTCTCGAAAGACGGCAAATATTATCTGCTGAATGGAGAAAAAGTCTTCATCACCAACGGGGCGTTCGCCGACCTCTTCACTGTATTTGCCAAAGTGGATGGCGAAAAATTTTCGGCATTTCTGGTGGAACGCTCGTTTCCCGGCGTCTCGCATGGCCCGGAAGAGCACAAAATGGGGATCCGCGGATCGTCCACGGTATCGGTGATCTTGCAAGACGCGAAGGTGCCGGCGGAAAATCTGCTCGGCGAGATCGGCAAAGGGCACAAGATTGCGTTCAACACGTTGAATGTCGGGCGCTGGAAATTAGGCGCCGGCTGTGCAGGCGCGAGCAAGTACGTGCTGAAGCTGATCGTCCAATACATTCAAGAGCGGCAGCAGTTCGGGAAACCGCTCGCGGCATTCGAGGCGATGCAACAGCTATTAGCGGATTGTGCAATCCAGACGTTTCTGACCGAGACGTTAGTGTATCGGTACGCGGGCGATCTCGACGCGCTGTTCGACACCATCGACGATGCGGCGGCGAACGCAGGCCCGGCGCAGGCGCGGATGACGGAAGAATTGAACGCCGAGGCCTCGATTGCCAAAGTTTTCTGCTCCGAGGCGTACGATGCGATCTGCGATGCCGCAGTCCAGATGCACGGCGGATACGGCTACGTGATGGAATACCGGCCGGAGCGGCTGTATCGCGACTCGCGCATTAATCGCATCTTCGAAGGGACCAACGAGATCAATCGTTTGTTGATTCCCGGCACGTTACTGAAGCGAATGGCGAAGGGCGGCCCCGACTTTTTCGGTGAGATTCAGCGGATCCTCGATTGGTTGCGAACCGGGTTTCCACCCGTCGGTGCCAGCGCGCCGCTTGCGGTCTGGCAGATGCAAGTCGATCAACTGAAAAAATTGGCGATCTATGTCGGCGCCGTCGCGGTGAATAAATACGGTCCCGAAGTGCAGGAGCGCCAGCAAGTCCTGATGGATTTGGCGGAAATCATCATCGCCGCGTATGTAGCGGATTCCGCACTCGCGCGGGTGCTCCGACTGACGACACAAGGGGCGAATGCCGCGATCCCTACCTTAATGGTGTCGACATATCTCGCGACGCGGCTGCCGGAGTTGGAGGTCTTGGCGCGCCAGACGCTCACGAATATCGGCGAGGCCAAGCCGGCGGAGTACAAGCCGACCCACAAGGCGTTGTCCCGCTTCCTCTCCCACGTCCCGTTCGACACGCGAGCAGCGAAGTCACAAATCGCGCAGACCATCCTGCAACAGGGAGGCTATGCGTGGTAA
- a CDS encoding electron transfer flavoprotein subunit alpha/FixB family protein, producing MGNDILIIAEHEQGTFKGYSYELAAKAAALAKESGGSVVAVAVGAAGAAAAGTLGQYGVRRVVVVDAPELATHYNSDGFTTALCAVIATVQPAVVLGSASPLGRDCLPRVAMRLRTGLVPDCVALHWRDERLVARHPVYAGKALIDVVVRGTPQMAVARPNAFGQPSAGSGQAEVVLQKVELPSLRATVREVLAEERGEIDITEAAAIVAGGRALGSAENFKFIRDLAVSLGASVGASRAAVDAGYIGHAHQVGQTGKTVNPTLYIACGISGAIQHLAGMQTARHIVAINKDPDAPIFQKADFGIVGDLFQILPVLTEKIRSVKAAS from the coding sequence ATGGGCAACGACATTCTCATCATCGCGGAACATGAGCAAGGCACGTTCAAAGGCTATTCGTACGAGTTGGCGGCGAAGGCCGCGGCATTGGCGAAGGAGTCGGGCGGTTCCGTCGTCGCCGTTGCCGTCGGTGCGGCGGGTGCGGCGGCGGCCGGGACGTTGGGACAATACGGCGTCCGGCGGGTCGTCGTGGTCGATGCCCCGGAACTGGCGACGCACTATAACAGCGACGGCTTTACGACGGCATTGTGTGCAGTGATTGCAACGGTGCAGCCGGCTGTCGTCCTCGGGAGCGCTTCGCCGTTGGGGCGCGATTGCCTGCCGCGCGTCGCGATGCGACTCCGCACCGGCCTGGTGCCCGATTGTGTCGCGCTGCATTGGCGCGACGAGCGGCTCGTGGCGCGCCATCCTGTGTATGCCGGTAAAGCGCTGATCGATGTTGTTGTCCGTGGGACGCCGCAAATGGCCGTGGCGCGTCCGAATGCGTTCGGGCAACCATCCGCGGGGAGCGGACAAGCGGAAGTGGTGTTGCAAAAGGTGGAGTTGCCGAGTCTGCGCGCCACAGTCCGCGAGGTGTTGGCGGAAGAGCGTGGTGAGATCGACATTACTGAGGCGGCGGCGATCGTTGCGGGAGGGCGGGCGTTGGGGAGCGCGGAGAATTTTAAATTCATTCGTGATTTAGCGGTGTCGTTGGGTGCGAGTGTCGGCGCGTCGCGCGCCGCAGTCGACGCGGGCTACATCGGACACGCGCATCAAGTGGGGCAGACCGGGAAGACGGTGAATCCCACCTTATATATTGCGTGCGGTATTTCAGGTGCGATCCAACACTTGGCGGGGATGCAGACGGCGCGGCATATCGTCGCGATCAACAAAGATCCGGATGCCCCCATCTTTCAGAAGGCGGATTTCGGGATTGTCGGCGATCTGTTTCAGATCCTCCCGGTCCTCACCGAAAAAATCCGCAGCGTGAAGGCGGCCTCATGA
- a CDS encoding electron transfer flavoprotein subunit beta/FixA family protein, translated as MKIGVLIKQVPDTETRIKLAAGGKGIDESGIKWVVNPYDEFAIEAALQLKQAAQAEVVVFAAGPARVVDALRTALAMGADRAVRINTDGVSMDPYTAAIALAAAVQGEGCDLVLGGKQAMDDDAGQVIQGVAERLGWPMVSVIDTLTLEADGKSVVVRRPVAGGVKEVIGVQLPAVLGCDKGLNAPRYPSLPGIMKAKSKPVVEKSAAELLAGESAQWEIVETMLPPERQAGKKITGTAEETADQLIAWLRNDAKLF; from the coding sequence ATGAAAATCGGCGTGTTGATCAAGCAGGTCCCTGACACCGAGACGCGGATCAAATTGGCGGCCGGCGGCAAGGGAATCGATGAATCCGGGATCAAATGGGTCGTGAATCCATACGACGAATTTGCGATCGAGGCGGCGCTGCAATTGAAACAAGCAGCGCAGGCCGAAGTGGTGGTCTTCGCTGCCGGCCCGGCGCGGGTTGTCGATGCGTTGCGGACCGCGTTGGCGATGGGCGCCGATCGCGCGGTGCGGATCAACACGGACGGTGTGTCGATGGATCCATATACCGCGGCGATTGCGTTGGCCGCAGCGGTGCAGGGCGAAGGGTGCGATTTGGTGCTCGGCGGGAAGCAGGCGATGGACGACGACGCCGGCCAAGTGATCCAAGGCGTGGCGGAGCGGCTCGGATGGCCGATGGTCTCCGTGATCGATACGCTCACGTTGGAGGCGGACGGCAAATCCGTGGTGGTGCGGCGTCCGGTGGCGGGCGGCGTGAAAGAAGTGATCGGTGTGCAATTGCCGGCGGTGTTGGGATGCGACAAAGGGCTGAATGCGCCGCGCTATCCGTCGCTGCCGGGGATCATGAAGGCGAAGAGTAAGCCGGTAGTGGAAAAGAGCGCGGCGGAATTGTTAGCGGGCGAATCGGCCCAATGGGAGATCGTGGAAACGATGCTGCCGCCGGAGCGCCAAGCGGGCAAGAAAATTACCGGTACGGCGGAAGAGACGGCGGATCAGCTGATTGCGTGGTTACGCAACGATGCCAAACTGTTTTAA
- a CDS encoding alkaline phosphatase family protein → MTYSRCVMILADGARPDVFEALLRAGELPHIARYIVEPGCYRRGVTSFPSTTGPAYMPFLTGCLPGTCNVPGIRWMDKTQYRSGGLRGLRSYCSLSSYKINADITPRVQTIFDLLPRSYNIFSAVHRGIHWRHNLTTIIRLWYWYYAHLTDRWAFIDDVAREKLTRVMAEDFQFCFAVMIGIDEYSHLDDPLGAPARARYRVLDDAVGAAAQRLQRTGRLAETLWWIVSDHGLSATDHHYCVNTFLAQHHQRPLYFPSVPRRGCTVANMMSGNGMTHLYFRHRDGWAAPVDYEYLQETTRGMFEDLLEEPAIDLLIARSRDGRVVVRRRTEEAILTERGAHIHYQARRGDPLRVGAPDLLLHREESLQQLIDGRYPDGPYQLAHLFKSPRTGDVLLTARPGYDLRLAHEEPEHHGSHGSLHRDHMVVPVLCSHPLQDIPLRTVDVFPTMLQLLGRQVPDGIDGIARI, encoded by the coding sequence ATGACCTATTCCCGCTGTGTCATGATCTTGGCCGATGGCGCGCGTCCCGACGTGTTCGAGGCGTTGTTGCGGGCGGGTGAGTTGCCGCACATCGCACGCTATATCGTGGAGCCGGGTTGTTATCGGCGTGGGGTCACGTCTTTCCCTTCCACGACCGGGCCTGCGTATATGCCGTTTCTGACTGGCTGCTTGCCCGGCACGTGCAACGTTCCGGGAATCCGCTGGATGGACAAGACGCAGTATCGCTCCGGTGGATTGCGCGGACTGCGCAGTTATTGTAGCCTCAGCTCGTACAAGATCAACGCCGATATCACACCGCGGGTCCAGACCATCTTCGATCTGTTGCCGCGGAGCTACAACATTTTCAGCGCCGTGCATCGCGGTATTCATTGGCGCCATAATCTCACCACGATCATCCGCCTCTGGTATTGGTATTACGCGCATCTCACGGATCGCTGGGCCTTCATCGACGATGTCGCACGCGAGAAACTGACTCGGGTCATGGCGGAAGATTTTCAATTCTGCTTTGCCGTGATGATCGGGATCGACGAATATTCGCATCTCGACGATCCGCTCGGAGCGCCCGCGCGCGCCCGCTATCGCGTGCTCGACGACGCGGTGGGGGCGGCGGCGCAGCGACTGCAGCGGACGGGGCGGTTGGCGGAGACGCTGTGGTGGATCGTGAGCGATCACGGACTGTCGGCGACCGATCATCATTATTGTGTCAATACGTTCTTGGCGCAGCATCACCAACGGCCGCTCTATTTTCCGAGCGTGCCACGACGTGGGTGTACGGTGGCCAACATGATGTCCGGCAATGGAATGACGCATCTCTATTTTCGCCACCGCGACGGATGGGCCGCGCCAGTCGATTACGAATATCTGCAAGAGACCACGCGCGGGATGTTCGAGGACTTGCTCGAAGAACCGGCGATCGATTTGCTGATCGCGCGGTCGCGGGATGGGCGCGTGGTAGTGCGGCGGCGCACCGAAGAGGCGATCTTGACGGAACGCGGAGCGCATATCCATTATCAAGCACGGCGTGGCGATCCATTACGGGTCGGGGCGCCGGACTTGTTGCTGCACCGCGAAGAGAGTCTGCAACAACTCATCGACGGACGTTATCCTGACGGGCCGTATCAATTGGCGCATTTGTTTAAGAGTCCGCGCACCGGCGATGTGTTGCTCACCGCGCGGCCGGGGTATGATTTGCGGTTGGCCCACGAGGAACCGGAGCATCATGGATCGCACGGCTCGCTGCATCGCGATCACATGGTGGTGCCGGTGTTGTGCAGCCATCCGCTGCAAGATATCCCGCTGCGGACAGTCGATGTGTTCCCGACTATGTTGCAACTCCTCGGCCGGCAAGTGCCGGACGGGATCGATGGCATTGCGCGGATATGA
- a CDS encoding ABC transporter substrate-binding protein — protein sequence MNKQTGWSRRRGVGGLLGVLVVLSVNPVWAQTAWGARVVPWVQMFVANAAKATFTPTQAIQDLDRTLDEYRTGEHLTEVDLAFNRLLKRRVLYGIFDIRELCRISLGSHWQGRSQTEQDHLVDLMTSLMEEKAILSKEQGQKKGKGNRVYQIRYLGEKALNGGREQVLVKTRVAVPSHDVIVNLNYKLRRNKGIWKIYDVIVDDSSLVENYTYQFTNIIEKHGYPELTSRMEKKLAEIRRQAAQDDATAATP from the coding sequence ATGAATAAACAAACGGGGTGGAGCAGACGGCGCGGTGTGGGCGGACTGCTCGGCGTGTTGGTCGTGCTGTCGGTCAATCCGGTGTGGGCGCAAACGGCGTGGGGCGCACGCGTCGTGCCGTGGGTCCAAATGTTCGTCGCCAACGCGGCGAAGGCCACGTTTACCCCGACGCAGGCGATTCAAGACTTGGACCGCACGCTCGACGAATATCGCACTGGCGAACATTTGACGGAAGTGGATCTGGCCTTCAATCGCTTGCTCAAGCGCCGTGTGTTGTACGGGATTTTCGACATTCGGGAGCTCTGTCGCATTTCTCTCGGTTCTCACTGGCAAGGGCGTTCGCAGACGGAGCAAGATCACTTGGTCGATCTGATGACCTCGCTGATGGAAGAGAAGGCGATTTTGTCGAAAGAGCAGGGGCAGAAAAAGGGCAAAGGGAATCGCGTCTACCAAATCCGCTATCTCGGGGAGAAGGCGTTGAATGGGGGTCGGGAGCAAGTCTTGGTCAAGACACGGGTCGCGGTGCCGTCACACGATGTGATCGTGAACCTCAATTACAAACTCCGTCGCAACAAAGGAATCTGGAAGATCTACGACGTGATCGTGGACGATTCGAGTCTAGTGGAAAACTACACGTATCAATTTACGAACATCATCGAGAAGCATGGCTATCCGGAACTGACGAGTCGGATGGAAAAGAAATTGGCGGAGATCCGGCGCCAAGCCGCGCAAGACGATGCCACGGCGGCGACGCCATGA
- a CDS encoding TolC family protein has protein sequence MWRKWLWIWLLAVVVGAAHAGETERGFLDRIRARLLRTPSAVTHVTSAVTHVTKVPTAARRVLRLTLGECIRRTEQHNKKVRAGDYAIGAAKAQQEEADARFWPIFEYEYRTAPVPNDASDALSAFVKGNITWFHSARVGMAIPLTGFGKLTLLQQLARQGAHAAVQEQEKERVGAVAKTRQLYYGVQLGEEISGLLRDAIGRITDELTAAEREAEQAFSTPPAPADGVNHPPDGVSERTGTPDPGDALDAAAAPVPARTAPRLSPIDKLRLQYFRAELEKRLAEALQRRDLAIEGLRIQIGLESGERIGLAHRQLRVARGQLGSLESYVAEALAHRPDAQLVEIGVEAKRLSYALERRKPLPEVGVGGFFEAGRTIADVSGLTSTDNFTNPFHYTRAGFGLQLKGRFDPHGDFARMRKKQHEYYKASLERMLARDGIGLEVREAYGEARRWREQITRGKEVVEVAQRWVFLTKSNMDLGVGEKNEYTDALQAMLQAKGQYFESVFQYNSALAKLDEKIGAVPYTGQRGQDE, from the coding sequence ATGTGGCGAAAATGGCTATGGATTTGGCTGCTCGCAGTGGTTGTTGGGGCGGCGCACGCGGGGGAGACGGAGCGCGGCTTCCTCGATCGGATTCGGGCGCGGTTGCTGCGGACTCCGTCTGCGGTGACGCATGTCACGTCTGCGGTGACGCATGTCACGAAGGTTCCGACGGCTGCGCGGCGGGTACTCCGTCTGACGCTGGGGGAGTGTATTCGGCGGACGGAGCAACATAATAAGAAAGTACGGGCGGGGGATTATGCGATTGGGGCGGCGAAGGCGCAGCAGGAGGAAGCGGATGCGCGATTTTGGCCGATCTTCGAGTACGAATATCGGACGGCGCCGGTGCCGAACGACGCCAGCGATGCGTTGAGTGCGTTTGTGAAGGGGAATATCACTTGGTTCCATTCCGCGCGGGTCGGGATGGCGATTCCGCTGACCGGATTTGGGAAGCTGACGTTACTTCAGCAATTGGCGCGGCAAGGGGCGCACGCGGCGGTTCAGGAGCAGGAAAAGGAACGGGTCGGCGCGGTTGCCAAGACGCGGCAGCTCTACTATGGAGTCCAGCTCGGCGAAGAGATCTCGGGACTGCTCCGCGACGCAATCGGCCGCATTACGGATGAGCTGACAGCGGCGGAACGTGAGGCAGAACAGGCGTTTTCTACCCCGCCCGCGCCGGCGGACGGAGTCAATCATCCGCCAGACGGAGTCAGCGAACGGACGGGAACTCCCGACCCTGGGGACGCGTTGGATGCCGCTGCGGCTCCAGTGCCGGCGCGCACGGCGCCGCGGTTGTCACCGATCGATAAACTCCGGCTGCAGTACTTTCGGGCCGAATTGGAAAAACGGTTGGCGGAGGCGCTGCAGCGGCGGGATTTGGCGATCGAGGGGTTGCGGATTCAGATCGGCCTCGAATCGGGCGAACGGATCGGTCTCGCGCATCGGCAATTACGGGTGGCGCGGGGGCAGTTGGGCTCATTGGAATCGTATGTGGCCGAAGCTCTGGCGCATCGGCCCGACGCGCAGCTGGTCGAGATTGGCGTGGAGGCGAAGCGGTTGAGTTATGCGTTGGAACGGCGCAAACCCCTTCCCGAAGTCGGAGTCGGTGGGTTTTTCGAGGCGGGGCGGACTATTGCCGATGTCTCCGGGCTGACGAGTACCGACAATTTTACCAATCCGTTTCATTACACCCGCGCCGGCTTCGGGTTGCAGTTGAAAGGGCGTTTTGATCCGCACGGTGATTTTGCGCGGATGCGGAAAAAGCAGCATGAATACTACAAGGCGTCGCTGGAGCGGATGCTGGCGCGGGACGGGATCGGCCTGGAAGTGCGCGAGGCGTACGGCGAGGCGCGGCGGTGGCGGGAGCAAATCACGCGTGGCAAGGAAGTGGTGGAAGTGGCGCAGCGTTGGGTGTTCTTGACGAAGAGTAATATGGATCTGGGAGTGGGCGAGAAAAACGAATACACGGATGCGCTGCAGGCGATGTTGCAGGCAAAAGGGCAATATTTTGAGTCCGTCTTTCAATACAACAGTGCCCTCGCAAAATTGGATGAGAAGATCGGGGCCGTCCCCTACACGGGACAAAGGGGGCAGGATGAATAA
- a CDS encoding SH3 domain-containing protein encodes MLPQTALLMCSLIIWSSSALAVNAVGWTNAITGVNLRAAPTKDAAIVALVPYNSKVQLLADPPVSNPATDGTLGKRRHVQWNDKNGWLFTSYLSDHDLGISAADPFFQRIAGLYSALQKKLPLASFISANGFTFSYKGSDRCEGGSKGQAKLNLPTAIDQPFAITLTLDGHGWEEGCRPRTQSKTIAMDIPKLTVALLSEVQQPAIDPRAHTFAIQGDAAGEMVFTFSAEAGSFAVTQITYTMDDPG; translated from the coding sequence ATGTTGCCGCAGACAGCGCTACTCATGTGCAGTCTCATTATCTGGTCATCCTCCGCCCTTGCCGTCAATGCCGTCGGTTGGACGAATGCCATCACCGGCGTAAATCTGCGAGCCGCGCCAACGAAGGATGCGGCGATCGTGGCCCTTGTGCCGTACAACTCGAAGGTCCAGCTTTTGGCCGATCCGCCGGTCTCTAATCCGGCGACCGACGGAACGCTGGGCAAACGTCGACATGTCCAATGGAATGACAAGAATGGCTGGCTTTTCACATCGTACCTCTCCGATCACGACCTGGGCATCTCGGCTGCCGACCCTTTTTTTCAGCGGATTGCCGGCTTGTATTCCGCGTTGCAAAAAAAATTGCCGCTTGCCTCTTTCATCAGCGCCAACGGTTTTACTTTTTCGTACAAAGGCAGCGACCGTTGTGAAGGCGGGTCAAAGGGGCAGGCCAAGCTCAATCTGCCCACAGCCATCGATCAGCCGTTTGCGATCACTTTGACACTTGATGGGCATGGCTGGGAAGAAGGATGCCGGCCCCGCACGCAATCGAAGACGATAGCGATGGATATCCCCAAATTGACTGTCGCGCTGCTTTCGGAAGTCCAGCAGCCTGCCATAGATCCACGCGCACACACCTTTGCCATTCAAGGGGACGCCGCGGGCGAAATGGTCTTCACCTTCAGTGCTGAAGCCGGCAGCTTCGCCGTCACCCAAATCACCTACACAATGGATGATCCGGGGTGA
- a CDS encoding transposase, giving the protein MATYPRYTLIWDGCTVHVTWQCHNLAWLLQEDWAKQRYYDLLYKYKERYEVVIHSYDFMSNHPHFTASLQGSKENFSAFLRIVNSQFARFINRRLQRRGQVCMDRFKSPVIQDDATHLHVMTYGNLNPVRAGITDHPRHYRWTSYHYYADGRADPLITPAPAYLALGPTSHVRQFVYRQMIDEILAHEAMIKRSYSSCPFLGNPTWVLERHADLRRYRLAKTAACQRRQRRLAQTLAPP; this is encoded by the coding sequence GTGGCGACGTATCCTCGGTATACGCTTATCTGGGATGGCTGCACGGTCCACGTCACGTGGCAATGTCATAATCTTGCCTGGCTGCTCCAAGAGGATTGGGCAAAGCAGCGGTATTATGACCTGCTCTACAAGTATAAAGAACGCTACGAAGTCGTTATTCATTCGTACGACTTCATGAGCAATCATCCGCATTTCACTGCTTCCCTTCAGGGGAGCAAAGAGAATTTTTCAGCCTTTCTGCGTATCGTGAACAGCCAATTTGCACGCTTCATCAATCGGCGCCTGCAGCGCCGTGGGCAAGTATGCATGGATCGCTTCAAGTCACCCGTGATCCAGGACGACGCGACTCATCTGCACGTCATGACCTATGGCAACCTCAATCCAGTGCGTGCCGGCATCACGGACCATCCACGACACTATCGATGGACGTCGTATCATTATTATGCCGACGGCAGAGCAGATCCATTAATCACCCCAGCGCCGGCTTATCTGGCGCTTGGGCCGACCTCTCACGTACGGCAATTTGTTTATCGGCAGATGATTGATGAGATCCTCGCGCATGAGGCTATGATCAAGCGATCATATTCATCGTGCCCCTTTCTGGGCAATCCGACGTGGGTGCTGGAACGCCATGCAGACCTGCGCCGCTACCGCCTTGCCAAAACTGCCGCGTGTCAACGCCGTCAGCGCCGGCTCGCGCAAACCCTTGCTCCACCTTAA
- the ilvC gene encoding ketol-acid reductoisomerase has translation MHVTIFGYGSQGRAHALNLSESGWDITVVLRPESPSISIAKQDGVEVITDAISTACKTEICALLLPDLAQPELWREVLVTHLPTNSAILFAHGYAIHYGLITPRADLDIILAGPMCPGTELRNRYVARDSVPIVTAIQQDHSGHAAERLRAYVDGITGGRHDVIESTFAEETETDLFSEQALLCGGLGYLVQAVYELLVEAGYNPKLAHYTAMTEPVNLARLIAAHGVDGMLDRISHVARYGARTRGPRIIDTRVRQTLRTILAEIRSGSFQRELAEATKTQS, from the coding sequence ATGCACGTCACTATTTTCGGTTATGGCTCCCAAGGCCGAGCGCATGCGCTGAACCTATCAGAAAGCGGTTGGGACATCACCGTGGTGCTGCGTCCTGAGAGTCCCTCCATCTCAATCGCAAAACAAGACGGAGTCGAGGTCATAACAGACGCTATCTCTACAGCGTGCAAGACGGAGATCTGTGCGTTGCTCCTCCCCGATCTGGCGCAACCGGAACTCTGGCGCGAGGTCTTGGTGACGCATCTGCCTACAAACTCCGCCATTCTCTTCGCCCATGGATATGCGATCCACTATGGCCTCATCACCCCACGCGCGGACCTCGATATCATCCTCGCAGGACCAATGTGTCCAGGTACCGAGCTCCGCAATCGCTACGTCGCACGTGACTCCGTCCCGATTGTGACGGCTATTCAACAAGACCACAGCGGGCACGCCGCAGAACGTTTGCGTGCGTACGTCGATGGCATCACGGGCGGCCGACACGACGTCATCGAGAGCACATTCGCCGAGGAGACGGAGACTGACCTCTTCAGCGAACAAGCCCTGCTTTGCGGCGGCCTTGGCTATCTTGTTCAAGCGGTTTATGAACTCCTCGTGGAGGCCGGTTATAATCCGAAACTCGCTCATTACACTGCCATGACCGAACCGGTGAACCTCGCCCGCCTCATAGCCGCCCACGGCGTCGATGGCATGCTGGACCGTATCAGCCACGTCGCTCGTTACGGCGCGCGCACTCGCGGTCCGCGCATCATCGATACGCGTGTCCGCCAGACGTTACGCACGATTTTGGCCGAGATCCGCAGTGGGAGTTTCCAACGTGAGCTAGCCGAAGCCACGAAAACTCAATCATAA